Proteins from one Solenopsis invicta isolate M01_SB chromosome 11, UNIL_Sinv_3.0, whole genome shotgun sequence genomic window:
- the LOC105200723 gene encoding dehydrodolichyl diphosphate synthase complex subunit DHDDS-like isoform X1, which produces MSWITKCNLNWLQLLTLRIIKTGNVPRHVAFIMDGNRRYANKQNVAKKEVYSKGYASLKRKFANTLVCICVIYFICDRFKKLFEMLGWCVYLGIKEVTVYAFSIDNFKRSKEEVDELMNLNRQKLNSLLQNMDSLMVAGVCIRVIGNLSLIPEDINRLIAQIMIKTKDNNKGFLNLAISYTSRDELTHAIKDIATGVKNTEILPEDITEDLISDCLYLSSSPDLLIRTSGEVRLSDFLMWQLSNACLYFTDTLWPDISIWNLLGAVFYYQKCYSDLQKLKNNSKTIAPNSRTSKYIAKFYCEREITIENMYQSTA; this is translated from the exons ATGTCGTGGATAACGAAGTGTAACTTGAACTGGCTGCAACTCCTGACTCTAAGGATCATAAAGACCGGAAATGTTCCCAGGCATGTGGCGTTTATCATGGATGGTAACAGACGTTACGCGAATAAACAGAACGTGGCAAAAAAGGAAGTATATTCCAAGGGGTATGCATCTTTAAAACGAAAGTTTGCAAATACGCTAGTCTGTAtttgtgttatatattttatttgcgacaggtttaaaaaactttttgaaatgTTGGGTTGGTGCGTGTATCTTGGAATTAAAGAGGTCACAGTTTATGCTTTTAGCATAGATAACTTTAAACGTAGCAAAGAGGAAGTTGACGAGCTCATGAACCTTAATAGGCAGAAGCTTAACAGTCTCttacaaaatat GGATTCATTGATGGTTGCTGGAGTGTGCATTCGTGTGATTGGAAATTTGTCCTTGATTCCAGAAGATATAAACCGATTAATCGCTCaaattatgattaaaactaaggataataataaaggatttttaaatcttgctATCTCTTATACAT CAAGAGATGAACTTACCCATGCAATTAAAGATATAGCAACGGGTGtaaaaaatactgaaatttTGCCAGAAGATATTACTGAAGATTTGATTTCTGATTGTTTGTACCTATCCTCAAGTCCAGATTTATTGATTCGTACTTCCGGAGAAGTTCGACTTAGTGACTTCCTCATGTGGCAA CTTTCCAATGCTTGCCTCTACTTTACTGATACATTATGGCCTGATATCAGTATATGGAATTTGCTCGGTGCAgtcttttattatcaaaaatgttattctgACTTGCAAAAACTTAAAAACAATTCGAAAACAATAGCGCCTAACAGTAGAACATCCAAGTACATTGCTAAGTTCTACTGTGAACGTGAAATTACGATCGAAAATATGTATCAATCAACAGCTTAA
- the LOC105200723 gene encoding dehydrodolichyl diphosphate synthase complex subunit DHDDS-like isoform X2, protein MSWITKCNLNWLQLLTLRIIKTGNVPRHVAFIMDGNRRYANKQNVAKKEVYSKGFKKLFEMLGWCVYLGIKEVTVYAFSIDNFKRSKEEVDELMNLNRQKLNSLLQNMDSLMVAGVCIRVIGNLSLIPEDINRLIAQIMIKTKDNNKGFLNLAISYTSRDELTHAIKDIATGVKNTEILPEDITEDLISDCLYLSSSPDLLIRTSGEVRLSDFLMWQLSNACLYFTDTLWPDISIWNLLGAVFYYQKCYSDLQKLKNNSKTIAPNSRTSKYIAKFYCEREITIENMYQSTA, encoded by the exons ATGTCGTGGATAACGAAGTGTAACTTGAACTGGCTGCAACTCCTGACTCTAAGGATCATAAAGACCGGAAATGTTCCCAGGCATGTGGCGTTTATCATGGATGGTAACAGACGTTACGCGAATAAACAGAACGTGGCAAAAAAGGAAGTATATTCCAAGGG gtttaaaaaactttttgaaatgTTGGGTTGGTGCGTGTATCTTGGAATTAAAGAGGTCACAGTTTATGCTTTTAGCATAGATAACTTTAAACGTAGCAAAGAGGAAGTTGACGAGCTCATGAACCTTAATAGGCAGAAGCTTAACAGTCTCttacaaaatat GGATTCATTGATGGTTGCTGGAGTGTGCATTCGTGTGATTGGAAATTTGTCCTTGATTCCAGAAGATATAAACCGATTAATCGCTCaaattatgattaaaactaaggataataataaaggatttttaaatcttgctATCTCTTATACAT CAAGAGATGAACTTACCCATGCAATTAAAGATATAGCAACGGGTGtaaaaaatactgaaatttTGCCAGAAGATATTACTGAAGATTTGATTTCTGATTGTTTGTACCTATCCTCAAGTCCAGATTTATTGATTCGTACTTCCGGAGAAGTTCGACTTAGTGACTTCCTCATGTGGCAA CTTTCCAATGCTTGCCTCTACTTTACTGATACATTATGGCCTGATATCAGTATATGGAATTTGCTCGGTGCAgtcttttattatcaaaaatgttattctgACTTGCAAAAACTTAAAAACAATTCGAAAACAATAGCGCCTAACAGTAGAACATCCAAGTACATTGCTAAGTTCTACTGTGAACGTGAAATTACGATCGAAAATATGTATCAATCAACAGCTTAA